A genomic window from Salirhabdus salicampi includes:
- a CDS encoding alpha-galactosidase — MPIYYHKQDNIFHIQSKGMSYIIKVLDGFPVHLYWGKRLEDQSNFSYLIDPMRSETIDRLPQEYPQYGSGDFRHPAYQVQLKDGSRITELIYKGYRIFQGKPSLEGLPSTYVEDKQEAQTIQLELLDEYSGLFVVLYYTVYEDENVVTRSARLINNGNGDVQILRALSASLDFHDPDYEMIYLSGASRRERHIQRKAIAPGSVSIESRRGNASSHHLNPFFAMVRPHTTEDYGDAFGFSLIYSGSFRAEIEVDPFFTTRASIGINPFDFSWLLHKGESFQTPEVVMVYSSEGIGDMSRTYHRLYRNRLCRGVHKDNERPILVNNWEATYFDFDEDKILSIAKTGKELGLELLVLDDGWFGERNDDTSSLGDWFENKVKLPNGLKHLAKQVNEQGLQFGLWFEPEMISPNSELYRKHPDWCIHVPGRRRTEFRNQLVLDYSRQDVRDYIFTSLANIFKTVPISYVKWDMNRNLMEVGSADHPVTQQQEIGHRYILGLYDLLEKITNTFPHILFEGCAGGGGRFDPGMLHYMPQIWASDNTDAVERLKIQYGTSIVYPVSTMGSHVSAVPNHQVNRITPLKTRGDVAMSGNFGYELDLTLFTPEEKEIVKNQVELYKEIRLLVQSGEMYRLKSPFEGNETAWMFVSNDQKEAIVFYSKVLAEANLLPKDRLKLKGLKPSLIYQVDGINNDYLGDQLLYAGLPIPQLKGDFQSMMFCLKSLS; from the coding sequence ATGCCAATCTACTATCATAAACAAGACAATATCTTTCACATTCAGTCTAAAGGTATGAGCTATATCATCAAAGTATTAGATGGGTTTCCCGTTCATTTGTATTGGGGAAAACGGTTGGAGGACCAAAGCAATTTTTCGTATTTGATTGACCCCATGCGTAGTGAAACAATTGATCGCTTACCCCAAGAGTATCCGCAGTATGGCAGTGGAGATTTTAGGCATCCTGCATATCAAGTACAACTTAAAGACGGAAGCCGTATCACTGAACTTATTTATAAAGGATATCGAATATTTCAAGGAAAACCTTCGTTAGAGGGTTTACCATCTACATACGTTGAGGATAAGCAGGAAGCCCAAACTATACAACTTGAATTGTTAGATGAATATAGTGGGCTTTTCGTAGTGTTATATTATACCGTTTACGAAGATGAGAATGTCGTTACGAGATCAGCAAGATTAATCAATAACGGGAACGGAGACGTGCAAATATTACGCGCACTGTCGGCTAGCCTTGATTTCCATGATCCTGATTATGAAATGATTTATTTATCAGGTGCTTCTAGACGGGAAAGACATATACAAAGAAAGGCTATTGCCCCGGGTAGTGTGAGTATTGAAAGCAGACGAGGGAATGCGAGCAGCCACCATCTTAACCCTTTCTTTGCAATGGTTCGTCCTCATACAACGGAGGATTATGGGGATGCTTTTGGCTTTAGCTTAATTTATAGTGGGAGTTTTAGGGCAGAGATCGAAGTGGATCCGTTTTTTACAACTAGAGCCTCAATCGGTATTAATCCCTTTGATTTTTCGTGGTTACTACACAAGGGGGAGAGTTTTCAAACACCAGAAGTTGTGATGGTGTATTCCTCTGAAGGAATAGGTGATATGTCTAGAACTTATCACAGATTATATCGTAATCGGTTATGTCGTGGAGTTCACAAAGATAACGAACGGCCGATTCTCGTCAATAATTGGGAAGCGACCTACTTCGACTTTGACGAAGATAAAATATTGTCTATAGCAAAAACGGGAAAAGAATTAGGGTTAGAATTGCTCGTTTTAGATGATGGTTGGTTTGGAGAACGTAATGATGATACAAGCTCACTAGGTGATTGGTTTGAAAATAAAGTGAAGCTGCCGAATGGCTTAAAGCATTTGGCAAAACAAGTAAATGAACAGGGACTACAATTTGGTTTATGGTTTGAACCTGAGATGATCTCCCCTAATAGTGAGCTTTACCGTAAACATCCGGATTGGTGTATTCATGTGCCGGGCCGAAGGAGAACGGAATTTCGCAACCAGTTAGTACTTGACTACTCGAGACAGGATGTTCGAGATTATATTTTTACATCCTTGGCTAACATTTTTAAAACAGTACCAATTTCTTACGTGAAGTGGGATATGAATCGTAATTTGATGGAGGTAGGATCTGCTGACCATCCTGTTACTCAGCAACAAGAAATAGGTCATCGTTATATTCTAGGACTTTATGATTTACTTGAAAAGATTACAAATACCTTCCCTCATATATTGTTTGAAGGATGTGCAGGGGGAGGGGGACGATTTGACCCAGGTATGTTACATTACATGCCGCAAATTTGGGCTAGTGATAACACTGATGCGGTGGAACGATTAAAAATTCAATATGGAACTAGTATTGTTTATCCGGTGAGCACAATGGGTTCACATGTTTCAGCTGTACCGAATCACCAGGTAAATCGGATAACTCCCCTAAAAACACGGGGTGATGTCGCTATGTCAGGAAACTTTGGTTATGAGTTAGATCTAACTCTCTTTACTCCAGAGGAAAAAGAAATTGTAAAGAACCAAGTGGAACTATATAAGGAAATACGTTTATTAGTTCAGAGTGGGGAAATGTATCGATTGAAAAGTCCTTTTGAAGGAAACGAAACGGCTTGGATGTTTGTATCGAATGATCAAAAAGAAGCAATCGTTTTCTATTCGAAAGTATTAGCCGAAGCTAACTTACTTCCAAAGGACCGGCTAAAATTAAAAGGTTTAAAACCTTCATTAATATATCAAGTAGATGGTATAAATAATGACTATTTAGGAGACCAATTATTGTATGCAGGATTACCAATCCCCCAATTAAAAGGAGACTTTCAAAGCATGATGTTTTGCTTGAAAAGTCTTTCATAG
- a CDS encoding transporter substrate-binding domain-containing protein: MKKLFFLLFAIVPFGILAACGTSTSGDGDGDGSNNGDGNGNGEEEVPTYSVATDANFQPFEYKNPDTGEMEGFDIDLMRAIAEEAGFNVEFETMEFDGLLASMRTGKNDIGIAGISITEERKEYIDFSDKYYDSGLILAVPVDSDVQSIEDVDGLKVGARQGSTSNDYLKENTDAEVSAYPEIVTAYMDLQRGRLDAVLYDLPNVQYYIKENASDELKTVGDVLEGQPYGIATPKGSDLVGPINEALATLKENGKYAEIYEKWFGTQPPQ; encoded by the coding sequence ATGAAGAAATTATTTTTCTTACTTTTCGCTATTGTTCCGTTTGGAATCCTAGCAGCTTGTGGGACAAGTACTAGCGGTGATGGTGATGGTGATGGCTCAAATAATGGGGATGGGAATGGAAATGGTGAAGAAGAAGTACCAACATACTCTGTCGCGACAGATGCTAACTTCCAGCCATTTGAATACAAAAATCCAGACACAGGTGAAATGGAAGGTTTCGATATTGATTTAATGAGAGCTATAGCTGAAGAAGCAGGTTTTAATGTTGAATTTGAAACAATGGAATTTGATGGTCTGCTAGCTTCTATGCGTACAGGTAAAAACGATATTGGAATTGCAGGAATTTCAATTACAGAAGAACGTAAAGAGTACATTGATTTCTCTGATAAATATTATGATTCCGGTCTAATCTTGGCTGTTCCAGTTGACTCTGATGTTCAGTCAATTGAAGATGTTGACGGCCTTAAAGTTGGTGCACGTCAAGGTTCAACAAGTAACGACTATTTAAAAGAAAATACAGATGCCGAAGTTTCAGCATATCCAGAAATTGTTACAGCTTACATGGATCTTCAACGTGGTCGTCTAGACGCTGTGCTTTATGACTTACCGAACGTTCAATACTATATTAAAGAAAATGCTTCTGACGAGTTAAAAACAGTCGGGGACGTATTGGAAGGACAGCCATATGGTATTGCTACACCAAAAGGATCTGATTTAGTTGGTCCTATTAACGAAGCTTTAGCTACGTTGAAAGAAAATGGTAAGTATGCGGAAATCTATGAAAAATGGTTTGGAACACAACCACCACAATAA
- a CDS encoding amino acid ABC transporter permease → MIETFIDSAFVKSLPYLFEGLKITVSITAIGLFFGMIIGAMAGLGKLSKIKFVRNFWSIYVEVVRGTPILAQALFLYYGISDIGIDISSFTAGVIAIAVNAGAYIAEIVRGAVYSIDKGQREAGRSLGLSERQTMRFIIWPQAFKRMIPPLGNQFIISLKDTSVFSVIAVHDIIFMGKEYWNATFEIFETLVMVCLLYLCVTIPSALFLNRLERKMDVK, encoded by the coding sequence ATGATAGAAACATTCATAGATAGTGCTTTTGTGAAAAGTTTGCCTTATTTGTTTGAGGGATTAAAGATAACAGTTAGTATTACAGCAATCGGTCTGTTTTTCGGTATGATTATCGGTGCGATGGCAGGGTTAGGAAAACTATCAAAAATAAAATTTGTTCGCAACTTTTGGTCTATTTATGTTGAGGTTGTACGGGGTACACCAATTCTGGCGCAAGCTCTTTTCTTATATTACGGTATTTCGGATATAGGAATAGATATTAGCTCATTTACCGCCGGTGTCATTGCCATTGCAGTAAACGCTGGTGCATACATTGCAGAAATTGTCCGTGGAGCAGTATATTCTATCGATAAAGGGCAGCGTGAGGCAGGAAGATCTTTAGGGCTTTCTGAACGTCAAACAATGCGCTTTATTATTTGGCCGCAAGCATTTAAGCGGATGATACCGCCTCTAGGTAACCAGTTCATTATTAGTTTGAAGGATACGTCTGTATTCTCGGTTATCGCTGTACACGATATTATCTTTATGGGTAAAGAATATTGGAACGCAACATTTGAAATATTTGAGACGCTTGTAATGGTTTGTTTACTTTATTTATGTGTTACGATTCCATCCGCACTCTTTTTGAACAGATTAGAAAGGAAGATGGATGTTAAATGA
- a CDS encoding amino acid ABC transporter ATP-binding protein: MITVKDLHKSFGDLEVLKGIDAEIKEQEVVCVIGPSGSGKSTFLRCLNLLEEITSGSVTIDGEELTDPSTNINELRTKVGMVFQHFNLFPHKTVLQNITLAPVKVKGLSEEEAKEVALPLLAKVGLADKADAYPDSLSGGQKQRVAIARALAMNPKVMLFDEPTSALDPELVGDVLEVMKDLAKEGMTMVVVTHEMGFAREVGDRVLFMDEGVVMEEGDPEQIFENPQDPRTQSFLSKIL; the protein is encoded by the coding sequence ATGATTACAGTAAAAGATTTACACAAGTCGTTCGGTGATTTAGAAGTTTTGAAGGGAATCGATGCTGAAATTAAAGAACAAGAAGTTGTATGTGTTATTGGCCCATCCGGTTCCGGAAAAAGTACATTTCTTAGATGTTTAAATCTACTGGAGGAGATTACTTCTGGTAGCGTTACAATTGATGGTGAAGAGTTGACAGATCCATCTACAAACATTAACGAACTACGTACGAAAGTAGGAATGGTTTTCCAACACTTCAACCTATTCCCTCACAAAACAGTCTTGCAAAATATTACGTTAGCACCTGTAAAAGTAAAAGGGCTTTCAGAAGAAGAGGCAAAAGAAGTTGCCCTGCCTTTACTTGCTAAGGTTGGGCTGGCTGATAAAGCTGATGCCTATCCTGATAGCTTATCAGGTGGGCAAAAACAACGTGTTGCAATTGCTCGGGCACTTGCCATGAACCCGAAAGTCATGCTTTTTGATGAACCGACATCTGCCCTTGATCCAGAGTTAGTTGGAGATGTGCTAGAAGTTATGAAAGACTTAGCAAAAGAGGGTATGACAATGGTAGTTGTTACCCATGAGATGGGCTTCGCTCGTGAAGTGGGGGACCGTGTCTTGTTTATGGATGAAGGTGTAGTGATGGAGGAAGGAGATCCAGAGCAAATCTTTGAAAATCCACAAGATCCTCGTACTCAATCCTTCTTAAGTAAAATTCTATAA
- a CDS encoding phosphatidylglycerol lysyltransferase domain-containing protein produces MIRLWNNKELSPVNDKDIQSLKSFLKKYGGNHVSHLSFLKDKEFFWDPQRKVLILYKRIGKKLFVLGDPLGDPLFFYEGIKQFITYSQKNGCNVFFYQVSQQFIPHYLETGYRVIKIGEEAIVNLHHFSLRGKSKGNLRTALNKLNRSGYSFQIMEPPYSEKTIAQLRSISQQWLGSRQEKSFSVAFFSEDYISHFPLGIITDPNGDIVAFATLATNYRKKISIDLMRKTPHSPNGTMEALFVHIFKWAKEKDFEQCSLGMAPLTNVGTDANASYYEKLLHFIYEKSNKRYNFKGLKRFKDKFACTWEPKYIAYHSSFLPLTFIQLLTLIHQQPNEGHYDEMIEETV; encoded by the coding sequence ATGATTAGACTATGGAATAACAAGGAGTTATCCCCTGTTAACGACAAGGATATCCAATCACTGAAATCATTCCTAAAGAAATACGGCGGAAACCATGTATCACATCTTAGTTTTCTTAAAGATAAAGAGTTTTTTTGGGATCCACAACGAAAAGTACTCATTCTATATAAACGCATTGGAAAAAAACTTTTTGTATTAGGAGACCCCCTAGGTGACCCGCTCTTCTTTTATGAAGGTATTAAACAGTTTATAACATATAGTCAAAAAAATGGGTGTAACGTATTCTTCTACCAAGTAAGCCAGCAGTTTATACCACATTACCTTGAAACTGGTTATCGTGTTATAAAAATTGGGGAAGAAGCAATCGTGAATCTTCATCATTTTTCTTTACGTGGGAAAAGTAAAGGAAATTTGCGTACAGCATTAAATAAGTTAAATCGAAGTGGGTATTCCTTTCAAATTATGGAACCACCCTATTCAGAAAAAACGATCGCCCAATTAAGGAGCATATCGCAACAATGGTTAGGAAGCAGGCAAGAAAAGAGCTTTTCAGTAGCGTTCTTTTCAGAGGATTATATTTCACATTTTCCATTAGGGATTATAACCGACCCAAATGGTGATATCGTGGCTTTCGCTACTTTAGCTACAAATTATCGTAAAAAGATAAGCATAGATTTAATGCGTAAAACCCCTCACAGTCCAAATGGAACGATGGAGGCATTATTCGTTCATATCTTTAAATGGGCAAAAGAAAAAGACTTTGAACAGTGCAGTTTAGGAATGGCTCCACTTACAAACGTGGGTACAGACGCAAACGCAAGTTATTATGAGAAGTTATTACACTTCATTTATGAAAAGAGTAATAAACGATATAACTTTAAAGGACTAAAACGTTTCAAGGACAAGTTTGCATGTACGTGGGAGCCAAAATATATAGCATATCACTCGAGTTTCTTACCATTAACGTTCATACAATTATTAACACTTATCCATCAACAACCTAACGAAGGTCATTATGATGAAATGATAGAAGAAACTGTATAA
- a CDS encoding metallophosphoesterase family protein has protein sequence MAEKVAIITDIHGNYNALKAVLHDINKDEDIVHIYCLGDLIGIGHETNEVLSLLSVQKNISFVAGNHDQAILNIFAGKEPGSKGEEKEHHKWIASRLDPAYLPMLSGLSQKLYANHNGKTFYFTHYHVNERGDFLPVDQTPSVNKLDELYRESTADIVCFGHHHVVHHFKSKERLYVNPSSLGCNHKPLAPYGVVELGAFGNINISFREVPYDNKDFLLSYERLNVPGKEFILEVFYGNQHLRYI, from the coding sequence ATGGCGGAAAAAGTTGCAATTATTACGGATATTCACGGTAATTATAATGCGTTAAAAGCGGTCTTACATGACATTAATAAGGATGAAGATATAGTTCATATTTATTGTTTAGGTGATTTAATTGGAATTGGTCATGAAACAAATGAAGTTCTCTCATTATTGTCCGTACAAAAGAACATTTCCTTTGTGGCTGGTAACCATGATCAAGCAATTTTAAATATTTTTGCGGGTAAGGAACCTGGAAGTAAGGGAGAAGAAAAAGAACACCATAAATGGATTGCTTCCCGGTTAGATCCTGCTTACCTACCGATGCTATCTGGTCTTTCGCAAAAGTTATACGCAAATCATAATGGGAAAACGTTTTATTTTACCCATTACCATGTAAATGAACGGGGTGATTTTTTACCCGTCGATCAAACCCCTTCAGTAAATAAATTAGATGAGTTGTACCGGGAGTCAACCGCGGACATCGTTTGTTTTGGCCACCATCACGTTGTTCATCATTTTAAATCGAAAGAACGGCTGTATGTAAATCCAAGCTCATTAGGATGTAATCATAAGCCGTTAGCACCATACGGAGTTGTTGAATTAGGAGCATTTGGGAATATAAATATATCGTTTCGAGAAGTACCATATGACAATAAAGACTTTTTACTCTCATACGAGCGCTTAAATGTTCCTGGGAAGGAATTTATTTTAGAAGTTTTTTACGGAAACCAACATTTGCGATATATATAG
- a CDS encoding M20 family metallo-hydrolase — protein MADFDYTLNHSGVSGNRVASRLNELSLIGKTEYGGSYRVGFSAKEAEAKNKVIDWMKEAGLAVTTDGAGNVFGRLEGKNQSLPLLMSGSHVDSVPNGGHFDGPLGVLAALEVVEAWKETGYTPERTVEVVIFTDEEGARFNGGLLGSQAFTGQNDKETITKLTDTEGKSFSEVLDEIGLTEEEFFQSERDLTKIEAFIEVHIEQGKRLEKEQLPVGIVTGIAGPCWLSMNFKGQAGHAGNTPMDERCDALVAAGKFVSEIHNLPPRVSSTAVATVGKLNVKPNGVNVIPGEVDLTVDIRDIHENTRDQLVGLITDAAQSVAKKYGINVAWNETVRVDPLLIRKDLQQKLDASIVANGIEPFYLPSGAGHDAMVVGRKIPSAMLFVQSKDGISHNPAEWSSLNDCVQTIHVLKHFIENY, from the coding sequence ATGGCTGATTTCGATTACACATTAAATCATTCAGGTGTATCCGGTAATAGAGTGGCTTCCCGTCTGAATGAGTTATCCTTAATCGGTAAAACAGAGTACGGTGGGTCTTATCGTGTAGGATTTTCTGCTAAAGAAGCTGAAGCGAAAAATAAAGTAATAGATTGGATGAAAGAAGCGGGGTTAGCCGTAACGACTGATGGTGCGGGCAATGTTTTTGGTAGATTAGAAGGAAAAAATCAGTCACTACCTCTCCTGATGTCTGGTTCACACGTAGATAGCGTTCCAAATGGAGGGCATTTTGATGGGCCGTTAGGTGTATTAGCAGCATTAGAAGTAGTTGAAGCGTGGAAAGAAACTGGCTATACACCAGAACGCACGGTTGAAGTTGTGATTTTTACAGATGAGGAAGGGGCACGCTTCAATGGTGGGTTGTTAGGAAGTCAGGCCTTTACTGGGCAAAATGATAAAGAAACGATAACAAAGTTAACAGATACAGAGGGGAAATCTTTCTCTGAGGTTCTAGATGAAATTGGCTTAACAGAAGAAGAATTCTTTCAATCCGAACGGGATCTAACGAAGATAGAAGCTTTTATAGAAGTTCACATTGAACAAGGGAAACGCTTGGAAAAAGAGCAACTCCCTGTTGGTATCGTAACAGGTATTGCTGGACCTTGTTGGTTATCTATGAACTTTAAAGGACAAGCAGGTCATGCTGGAAATACCCCCATGGATGAAAGATGTGACGCCCTCGTTGCTGCCGGAAAGTTTGTAAGTGAGATTCATAATCTACCTCCACGAGTTAGTTCAACGGCAGTAGCAACTGTTGGAAAATTGAACGTCAAACCAAATGGGGTAAATGTAATTCCAGGTGAAGTGGACTTAACGGTTGATATTCGTGATATCCATGAGAATACACGTGATCAACTTGTTGGGTTAATAACCGATGCAGCACAAAGTGTTGCCAAGAAGTACGGCATAAACGTTGCATGGAATGAAACCGTACGAGTTGATCCGTTGTTAATACGAAAGGATCTACAACAAAAGTTAGATGCATCGATTGTGGCAAATGGCATAGAACCTTTCTATTTACCGAGTGGAGCAGGTCATGATGCAATGGTCGTTGGGAGAAAAATTCCATCTGCCATGTTGTTTGTGCAAAGTAAAGATGGTATTAGTCATAACCCGGCAGAATGGTCTTCCTTGAACGATTGTGTTCAGACGATCCATGTTTTAAAACACTTCATAGAAAACTACTAA